The DNA segment GCTGCCGCCATTCGTTTCTGCCGGCACCTTTGAAGACCTCAAGGACATTCCGGTGCGCCTGACCATCAACGGCGAAGTGCGCCAGGATGGCAACAGCGCGCTGATGCTCAATCCGATCGTGCCGATCATCCAGCACATTGCCTCGCATTTCTCGCTGCAGCCGGGGGATGTGATTTTGACCGGTACTCCAGCGGGTGTCGGGCCGTTCAATGTCGGTGATGAGTTGGTGCTGGAACTGCCGGGTGTGGTCCGCTTCGAGAGCCGGGTGCTCTGATCTGATACCGCCGCACCTTCTTCACGGGTAAAACCGCCTCACAGCACCTTGCAGCGCTGCACAAACCTGTGAGAGCGGGCTTGCCCGCGAAGAGGCCATGACTGAGCCACCTGTCCTGGCAGCAATTAGCGTTTTTTTCACAAACAATCCGGATAATGCACGCAATTTCGTCCATTCGCCGGCGTTAGGAAAAACGCGGCATCCCCAGGATCACTACCTCTATGGCAACGCCCTCCAGCGCTTCACTTCCTCCACCGCGCAAGCGTCGCCTGTTCCTGCGTTGGCCTTTCGTGCTGGGCGTGGTGGCGGTCATCGGCTATGGCTTGTCAGTTGCCATGCACTGGGACGATCGCGGCCAACTGTGGATCAAAGAGCGCTTCGAAAGCACTGCCGAGCGCAGTGAAAGTGTCTGGCTGCCCGACTACATTGCCGATATCGATGCCAAAGTGTTGCCTGGCATGGCCGATGACGAAGCTTCGGACCTGGCGTTCAACCCGCATACCCGCACCCTGTTCGCCGTCATGGGCAATAACCCGTTCCTGGTCGAGTTGAGCCTGGATGGCGACGTCCTGCGCAAGATGCCGCTACTGGGCTGGGACAACCCCGAAGGCGTGGCGGTGCTGGAAGATGGCCAGATCGCAATCGTCGATGAGCGCAGTCATGACCTCACCCTGGTCAAGGTCGACGCCAGCACCACTTCGCTCAAACGCGACGATTTCAAGCGCTATGACTTGGGTAAGTCCGCCGACGACAACAAAGGTTTCGAGGCGATCGCTTGGGACCCCGTACGCCAGCGCCTGGTGATCGGCGAGGAGCGGCCCCCGAAGCTGTTCACCTGGAACACCGATGGCCGCAGCCCGCTGACCGGCGACAAGCAGCCGCTGCCCAACGATCAGCTTGATTTGCGCAACCTGTCGGCGCTGGGCGTTGATCCGCGCACCGGCCACCTGTTGGCCTTGTCGGCGGATTCGAACATGTTGCTGGAGCTGGACGAGAACGGCGAGCAAGTCAGCTTCATGACCCTGCTTGGCGGTTTCAATGGCCTCAACAATCGCGTGCCGCGTGCCGAAGGTGTGGCCATGGATGACCAGGGCACCCTGTATATCGTCAGCGAGCCCGACCTGTTCTATCGATTCAAGAAGCACTGACGGCCGTCTGCTCAGGCGACAGTGATGGCATTAAGCTTTACTTCAGCTGATCGTGGTTAGATTCGCCTCCCTTTCGCCGAGTCTGCCTTCATGCGCCGTTATTTTCGCTTGCCGTTGTTACTGCTGTTTCTGGGCTTGTCCTCGCTGCTGGTGATTGGCCTGGCGGCGCATGAGTTTCGCCTGTTCGAGCGCGGCTGGTTCAATCTCAAGACCTGGTGGCAGCCTGCCGAGCAAGGCATTGGACTTGGGCGTTACCAGGTGGTCCTAGAGGCCCAGCCAATTGAGGGCTTGGACGACGACATCTCGGCGCTCACCTACGATCCTGAGCGCAAGACCCTGTTCAGCGTTACCAACAAACGTTCCGAGCTGATCGAGCTGTCGCTGGATGGGCGCATTCTGCGCCGCGTCCCCCTGACCGGCTTCGGTGATCCGGAGGCGGTGGAGTATGTCGGCTCGAACAGTTTCGTGATTACCGACGAGCGTCAGCAGCGGCTGATCCGGGTTCGCCTGGATGACGACACGCTGTTTCTCGACGCCAACGATGCCGAGCAGCTGACCTTGGGCATCGGCCTCAATGGCAACAAGGGTTTTGAGGGGCTGGCCTACGACTCGGCGGGCAAGCGCCTGTTCGTCGCCAAGGAACGTGACCCGATGGTGATCTACGAGGTTCACGGCTTCCCCCATGAAAACCCAGAGCAGCCCTATGCGGTGCACGTGGTGCAGGATCGCAAGCGCGATTCACGCTTGTTCGTGCGTGATCTGTCGAGTTTGCAGTTCGATGAGCGTAGCGGGCACTTGCTGGCGCTGTCCGATGAATCGCGCTTGGTGGTCGAGTTGGATGTGAAGGGCAAGCCATTGAGCACCTTGTCGTTGAGCAAGGGTTATCAAGGCTTGAAGAAGACCGTGCCGCAGGCAGAAGGGATCGCCATGGATGATGCGGGGACGATCTACCTGGTAAGCGAGCCGAACCTGTTCTATGTGTTCAAACAGCCGGCTGAATGATTGCCCTTGAGGGCTCTATCGCGGGGCAAGCCCGCTCCCACGTCGTAAGTGAGCTGCCCCAAGAAAATGGATTGGTGTTCAACTTCCTGGGCGCAGCGCAGTACGTGGGAGCGGGCTTGCCCCGCGATGCATTACTCGGCCTTGAGGCTCTTCACACCTTCAGCAGTCCCCAGCAACAGCAAATCCGCCGGACGCGCCGCGAACAGGCCATTGGTCACTACACCCACGATCGCATTGATCTGGCTTTCCAGCTCCACCGGGTTGGTGATCTGCAGGTTATACACATCGAGGATCACGTTACCGTTGTCGGTTACCACACCCTCGCGGTACACCGGATCCCCACCGAGTTTGACCAACTGACGGGCGACATGGCTGCGCGCCATCGGGATCACTTCGACTGGCAGCGGGAAGGCGCCGAGCACCGGCACCAGCTTGCTGCCGTCAGCGATGCAGATGAAGGTCTTGGCCACGGCCGCAACGATCTTCTCGCGGGTCAGGGCCGCGCCACCGCCCTTGATCAGGTTCAGGTGCGCGTCGCTCTCGTCGGCGCCATCGACGTAGAACTCCAGTTCGCTGACCGTGTTCAGCTCGTACACCGGAATGCCATGGCCCTTCAGGCGCTGGGCAGTGGCTTCGGAGCTGGCGACCGCGCCGTCAAACGCCGTCTTGTGCTGAGCCAGGGCGTCGATGAAGAAGTTGGCGGTCGAACCGGTGCCGACGCCGACAACGCTTTTATCATCCAGCTTGGGCAGAATGAAATCGACAGCGGCCTGGGCGACGGCCTGTTTGAGTTGGTCCTGGGTCATGCGGGCTCCGAGTGGGGCTGGGGAGTTTCGAGAGGCGCATAGTATAGCGGCAAGCGCCGGCAAAACCTCGGCTTTGCTGTGGTCCGCCGACGTAGCGCTGGGGTAGACTCGCAGGCCTTGTCCCGCGGCCCAGTGATGCTTTCCCGATGCTCGAACAGTACGTCAAGAAGATCCTCACCTCGCGCGTCTACGACGTCGCCGTCGAAACCCCGCTGCACAGCGCCGGCCAGCTGAGCAAACGCCTGGGCAACCAGATCCTGCTCAAGCGCGAAGACCTACAGCCGGTGTTCTCGTTCAAGATCCGCGGGGCATACAACAAGCTGGCCCAGCTGAGCCCGGAAGAACTGGCCCGTGGCGTGGTCACTGCCTCGGCCGGCAACCATGCCCAGGGCGTTGCCCTGGCGGCCCGCGAGCTGGGCATCAAGGCTACCATCGTGATGCCCAAGACCACCCCCGAGATCAAGATCGAAGGAGTGCGCTCGCGCGGCGGCAAGGTCGTGCTGCATGGCGACTCGTTCCCCGAGGCACTGGCCTATTCGTTGAAGCTGGTCGAGGAAAAAGGCTTCGTCTATATCCACCCCTACGATGACCCGCACACCATCGCCGGGCAGGGCACCGTGGCCATGGAAATCCTGCGTCAGCACCCAGGCCGGCTGGACGCGATCTTCGTCCCGGTCGGCGGCGGTGGGCTGATCGCCGGTATCGCTGCCTACGTCAAATACCTGCGCCCGGAAATCAAGGTAATCGGCGTCGAGCCAGATGATTCCAACTGCCTGCAAGCGGCTATGGCCGCTGGTGAGCGGGTGGTCCTGCCGCAAGTCGGGCTGTTCGCCGATGGCGTGGCAGTGGCGCAGATCGGCCAGCATACCTTTGATATCTGCAAGCTCCACGTCGATGAAGTGGTCACCGTTAGCACTGACGAGATCTGTGCGGCAATCAAAGATATCTACGACGATACCCGCTCGATCACCGAACCTGCTGGCGCC comes from the Pseudomonas urmiensis genome and includes:
- the rpiA gene encoding ribose-5-phosphate isomerase RpiA, encoding MTQDQLKQAVAQAAVDFILPKLDDKSVVGVGTGSTANFFIDALAQHKTAFDGAVASSEATAQRLKGHGIPVYELNTVSELEFYVDGADESDAHLNLIKGGGAALTREKIVAAVAKTFICIADGSKLVPVLGAFPLPVEVIPMARSHVARQLVKLGGDPVYREGVVTDNGNVILDVYNLQITNPVELESQINAIVGVVTNGLFAARPADLLLLGTAEGVKSLKAE
- the ilvA gene encoding threonine ammonia-lyase, biosynthetic; the encoded protein is MLEQYVKKILTSRVYDVAVETPLHSAGQLSKRLGNQILLKREDLQPVFSFKIRGAYNKLAQLSPEELARGVVTASAGNHAQGVALAARELGIKATIVMPKTTPEIKIEGVRSRGGKVVLHGDSFPEALAYSLKLVEEKGFVYIHPYDDPHTIAGQGTVAMEILRQHPGRLDAIFVPVGGGGLIAGIAAYVKYLRPEIKVIGVEPDDSNCLQAAMAAGERVVLPQVGLFADGVAVAQIGQHTFDICKLHVDEVVTVSTDEICAAIKDIYDDTRSITEPAGALGVAGIKKYVEMTGVTGHTLVAIDSGANVNFDRLRHVAERAELGEKREAIIAVTIPERPGSFKAFCEAIGKRQITEFNYRKHTSDEAHIFVGVQTHPENDPRAMLVQQLIEQGFPVTDLTDNELAKLHIRHMVGGHSAGASDEIVLRFEFPERPGALFNFLNKLGGRWNISMFHYRNHGAADGRVVAGLQVPEDERHLVPAALAKIGYPYWDETENPAYRLFLG
- a CDS encoding SdiA-regulated domain-containing protein — translated: MRRYFRLPLLLLFLGLSSLLVIGLAAHEFRLFERGWFNLKTWWQPAEQGIGLGRYQVVLEAQPIEGLDDDISALTYDPERKTLFSVTNKRSELIELSLDGRILRRVPLTGFGDPEAVEYVGSNSFVITDERQQRLIRVRLDDDTLFLDANDAEQLTLGIGLNGNKGFEGLAYDSAGKRLFVAKERDPMVIYEVHGFPHENPEQPYAVHVVQDRKRDSRLFVRDLSSLQFDERSGHLLALSDESRLVVELDVKGKPLSTLSLSKGYQGLKKTVPQAEGIAMDDAGTIYLVSEPNLFYVFKQPAE
- a CDS encoding SdiA-regulated domain-containing protein — translated: MATPSSASLPPPRKRRLFLRWPFVLGVVAVIGYGLSVAMHWDDRGQLWIKERFESTAERSESVWLPDYIADIDAKVLPGMADDEASDLAFNPHTRTLFAVMGNNPFLVELSLDGDVLRKMPLLGWDNPEGVAVLEDGQIAIVDERSHDLTLVKVDASTTSLKRDDFKRYDLGKSADDNKGFEAIAWDPVRQRLVIGEERPPKLFTWNTDGRSPLTGDKQPLPNDQLDLRNLSALGVDPRTGHLLALSADSNMLLELDENGEQVSFMTLLGGFNGLNNRVPRAEGVAMDDQGTLYIVSEPDLFYRFKKH